The Methanofollis sp. UBA420 genome contains a region encoding:
- the mmp10 gene encoding methyl coenzyme M reductase-arginine methyltransferase Mmp10 (Mmp10 (methanogenesis marker protein 10) is a cobalamin-requiring radical SAM methyltransferase that creates the methylarginine modification to methyl coenzyme M reductase.) has product MAHLTVDIGGRPGVDCRGFCEYCYFKHVGEVEPFGCRYCLPFKVGCDYCTRGVKEQYSGFKPLSAVADDTLAQLQMIGDDLSRITISGGGDPSCYPEFRDLVEILGSMGVPLHIGYTSGKGFDDPEIADFLIDNGLSEVSYTIFSADPELRRRYMHDPTPEASLAVLHHLCEKIDVYAAAVVIPGVNDGEDLEKTCAWLDDAGAKGLILMRFANTTDQGLILGNAPIIPGQQVESVEAFRDRITDLNSRFSLKISGTPLWDPDIGSPFAILREPDLLARLPRVRGKVSVVTGSVAAPFIQQVLDACGGGCRVVPVQKEIACLITIDDLAALDLADLEETVVLPGRSFVHDRQAAEVLGRDGTVRTVLRGPEMLTADAETSMGMRKEEVLQMELDGFAALIHLINQNG; this is encoded by the coding sequence TCAAAGTGGGCTGCGATTACTGCACGAGAGGCGTGAAAGAGCAGTATAGCGGGTTCAAACCCCTCTCCGCGGTCGCCGACGATACCCTTGCCCAGCTCCAGATGATCGGGGACGATCTCTCCCGGATCACCATCAGCGGCGGGGGAGACCCGAGTTGTTACCCGGAATTCCGCGACCTCGTCGAGATCCTGGGAAGTATGGGTGTGCCCCTCCATATCGGTTATACCAGCGGGAAGGGCTTTGACGACCCGGAGATCGCCGACTTCCTCATCGACAACGGCCTCTCAGAGGTCTCGTACACGATCTTCTCGGCAGACCCTGAACTTCGGCGGCGGTACATGCACGACCCCACGCCCGAAGCCTCCCTCGCGGTCCTGCACCACCTCTGCGAGAAGATCGACGTCTATGCCGCTGCGGTGGTCATCCCGGGGGTCAATGACGGCGAAGACCTCGAAAAGACCTGTGCATGGCTCGACGACGCCGGGGCGAAGGGCCTGATCCTGATGAGGTTTGCAAACACGACCGATCAGGGCCTGATCCTGGGCAATGCGCCGATCATCCCTGGCCAGCAGGTGGAGAGCGTCGAGGCGTTCAGGGACAGGATCACCGACCTGAACAGCCGGTTCTCCCTCAAGATCAGCGGCACCCCACTCTGGGACCCTGATATCGGGTCGCCCTTCGCCATCCTCCGGGAACCCGACCTCCTCGCGCGACTCCCCCGCGTGCGGGGGAAGGTCTCGGTGGTCACCGGAAGTGTCGCCGCACCCTTCATCCAGCAGGTCCTGGACGCCTGCGGCGGCGGGTGCAGGGTCGTGCCCGTGCAGAAGGAGATCGCCTGCCTGATCACCATCGACGACCTTGCCGCCCTCGACCTCGCGGACCTTGAAGAGACTGTGGTCCTGCCAGGCCGCTCCTTTGTCCATGACCGCCAGGCGGCGGAGGTGCTTGGCCGTGACGGGACGGTGCGGACGGTGCTCCGCGGCCCTGAGATGCTCACCGCCGACGCCGAGACCTCGATGGGGATGCGGAAAGAAGAAGTGCTCCAGATGGAACTCGACGGCTTTGCCGCCCTCATCCACTTGATAAACCAGAATGGGTGA
- a CDS encoding AMP-binding protein has translation MDPEDVLASYLEEVPEYFNFGFDVVDMWAKKDRNRLAMIWTDQEGHEKDFTFRHLMNLSNQAANMLLKYGINKGDRVMIMLHRVPEWWIFAIAAIKLGAIFCPSPTMLTPKDLKYRVNAGKFKMVITDVENSWKVDEICSECPTLVSRFVVDGEIPGWLSYPIELTYPAPASTTLVQLPGMKRTKSSDPMLIFFSSGTTGEPKMVMHNQAYPIGHVITGKYWLGIGPNDLHFTLADTGWGKCAWGKFFGPWVRGACTLVYDIRGKFKATELLPVLEKYEVTSFCAPPTVYRMLILADLDKFDFSQLRHCASAGEPLNPEVIRVWKKGTGQTIYEGYGQTETVLCIGTLQDMEPKFGSMGKPVPGWKIELHDENGQLAPVGEEGRIAIWSEPRPPGMFMEYVGNPDANRESFRDGWYYTGDKAYRDEDGYYWFVGRDDDVIKSSGYRIGPFEVESALMEHPAVQECAVVGSPDVIRGMIVKAFIILAPGFEPSEALIKDIQKYVKRTTAPYKYPRAIEFVDELPKTISGKIRRNVLRNLELERHNSNHGTE, from the coding sequence ATGGATCCCGAGGACGTCCTCGCCTCCTATCTGGAGGAGGTGCCGGAGTATTTCAACTTCGGCTTTGACGTCGTCGATATGTGGGCAAAGAAAGATCGCAATCGTCTTGCGATGATCTGGACCGATCAGGAAGGGCACGAGAAGGACTTCACCTTCCGCCACCTGATGAACCTCTCGAACCAGGCAGCGAACATGCTCCTGAAGTACGGGATTAACAAGGGGGACCGGGTCATGATTATGCTCCACCGCGTGCCTGAGTGGTGGATCTTTGCTATTGCAGCCATTAAGCTCGGCGCCATTTTCTGCCCCTCCCCTACGATGCTGACCCCTAAGGATCTCAAGTACCGGGTGAATGCCGGGAAGTTCAAGATGGTCATCACCGACGTCGAGAACTCCTGGAAAGTCGATGAGATCTGCAGCGAATGCCCCACTCTCGTCTCCCGCTTCGTGGTGGACGGGGAGATCCCGGGATGGCTCAGTTATCCTATCGAACTCACCTATCCGGCACCTGCCTCCACCACCCTTGTCCAGCTCCCGGGCATGAAGAGGACGAAGTCGTCCGACCCGATGCTTATCTTCTTCTCCTCGGGCACGACCGGCGAGCCGAAGATGGTCATGCACAATCAGGCCTATCCGATTGGCCATGTGATCACCGGGAAATACTGGCTTGGCATCGGGCCGAATGACCTCCACTTCACCCTTGCGGATACGGGCTGGGGCAAGTGCGCCTGGGGCAAGTTCTTCGGGCCCTGGGTGCGGGGAGCCTGCACGCTCGTCTACGACATCCGCGGCAAGTTCAAGGCGACCGAACTCCTCCCCGTGCTGGAGAAGTATGAGGTGACGAGTTTCTGCGCCCCGCCGACGGTGTATCGCATGCTCATACTCGCCGACCTCGACAAGTTCGACTTCTCCCAGCTGCGCCACTGTGCGAGCGCGGGCGAACCCCTCAACCCCGAGGTGATCAGGGTGTGGAAGAAAGGGACAGGGCAGACGATCTATGAGGGCTACGGCCAGACCGAGACGGTGCTCTGCATCGGTACCCTGCAGGACATGGAGCCGAAGTTCGGGTCCATGGGCAAACCTGTGCCCGGCTGGAAGATCGAACTCCATGACGAGAACGGCCAGCTGGCCCCGGTCGGCGAGGAAGGTCGGATCGCCATCTGGAGCGAGCCGAGGCCCCCCGGTATGTTCATGGAGTATGTCGGCAACCCCGACGCCAACAGGGAGTCGTTCAGGGACGGCTGGTATTATACCGGTGACAAGGCCTACAGGGATGAGGACGGCTATTACTGGTTCGTGGGCCGGGACGACGACGTGATCAAGAGTTCAGGCTACAGGATCGGCCCATTCGAGGTGGAGTCGGCCCTGATGGAGCATCCGGCTGTGCAGGAGTGTGCAGTCGTCGGGTCGCCCGATGTCATCAGGGGCATGATCGTCAAGGCCTTCATCATCCTCGCACCCGGTTTCGAACCATCTGAGGCCCTGATCAAGGACATTCAGAAGTACGTGAAGCGGACGACCGCCCCGTACAAGTACCCGCGGGCCATCGAGTTCGTGGACGAACTCCCGAAGACGATCTCAGGAAAGATCCGGAGGAACGTGCTGCGGAACCTCGAACTTGAGCGGCACAACTCCAATCACGGGACAGAATAA